The Periplaneta americana isolate PAMFEO1 chromosome 1, P.americana_PAMFEO1_priV1, whole genome shotgun sequence DNA segment TTCTtgcataattcattcatttacttctgcTTCTTCGatgaattaaattgttaatatGCTACTAGATTTATAGCCAGTAGTCACGAGTTGATGGATTAGTATTGCTGTATTTTTATTGCGTTGTTTTCCTACGACATTCGTGTAGTTCTTAAATTTTCTCATAAGAATCATCGCATcatgaaataattgcaattattgctTGTCGGCGCGCTGTTTTCGAGAGACATAGGCctagattttaatttttaaactgttAAAAGACATTTCAATTCTGTTAGTtgctttaataatataaattgaagtaCACATTGTTTTGTATTCACGAGCCACCTATAAATACATGTCCACTCTTTCTTTTTAAAcacaatattgaaattatattgaaatggATATATTCAATGTTTGTCTTCATTTTTTCAACTGTTATGTTACAAAGAAAAATATCGATCAAATTATAATGTTTACTACTACTTACCATATGCAGATGTGGGAAACAGAGAACCGTGGTACTTTTCTGGCTCCATGATAACCATTGCATAGATGAGGATGACAATCATCAATACTGGTGTTACAATTCCCCAACAGATTCTCCAGTAGGGCCCTACTTTCCTACCAACCATGAATTCCACATCATTGCAAAAGTTGTCCATACCTGAAGGAACATTAAAATTGTTATGCAATATTTCTGTTTGTATTTCACacttaatacaaaataatgagagaagaaaataaatataatttaaaaaaatactagaTATTTTACAGACTTCGCAGAATATTGTGTGATATCTAgagctaaataaaatattttatgaatatattGCATTAGGAATAGTGAAGAATCTTCGTAATTATTTGTACTACTTAATCGTGGAGCAAAATCTATCATTAAagtaaaataactttattttgtaatttaaagttTGTGATGGAGGAAAACCAGCATAATTGGTTGAATAATTTGCTGTTCATAGcttgacagttcatatttcaaTGCTAGCAAAACTATAGATAATAACGacacatttcgagaaaaaaaaacttaccaTAGATCCATGCAATTCCAATCATTTCAATTGTTCCAAGAATGAAAACTGTGAAATTCGCACCGTAGAAATCTACCAGAGTCAGTATATATTGGCCACCCTGAAAAGTTACAATACAGTTCTATTTATTGACGTTCATAATTCACGAAATCTGAAGTGTAAAACATTTAATGTTTAGATACTAAAGATAAAGCAGGACTCAAAACAGAATATTCTTGACAAGAAAATGTGGTTAACTGTGAATGAGCAGGAGTACTTTTctgtattaatgttttatttggtGGGGAGATCATTGGAGCATAACGATTAAAATTCACGTTATAAATCATGCAGAACTTCATAAAAgaacagtagcaatagcagtaggaTTGTTGGAATAAACCAACATCTCATAAGCTAAATAATTCATAATACTCCTCTTAATTCAACCGCTCATTGGCCCATAAGGCACTACTAGGTAAAAATATGCCTTCACATAACGCCATGACAATACATACACCCGCACTTCCCTACTTGGTGATTTCCTTCTGTCTATTACTTCATTTCATAAGGTTTAAGAACTGAGACAAACTGTGAATCTAAATACACGGTTCCGAAATAGAAATTCCCCAATCATAATGAGAGCCTGCAATCTCATGTAGCTCACTGTATTATTGCGTAATACTTACAGGGGTTACATAGATGAGCCCAACAAGAAAGCCGCCGATACAGGTTGCTAGTGCGACCACCCAGTACTTGAGATGAGAGAACCGATCACAGATCATTGTGATGACTGCTCCTGCAAGAGCCACAGCACTTCCAATTCCCAGTGTATACAACATCAGGAAGAACACTACCGAGAAAAACTGTAACACATTGGCAAAATAGAATTTCTGTTAGATACATAGCATTTTGTTAGACTAAGAAGTGAAGGAGGGATTTTTCAACTCTCCATAACTTCCATAGTAAAGTTGTTTCCGGTTCGAATTGCACTTATTTGAAATAAGTACACTTTCTATCTGGGAGTAGAAAGGGACCGGAAACTGCTAACCAAATTACTATATTTCTTCAGGTTTTGGATAATAGGGTCCTGATTACGGATACTGTAAACAGTTCCGAAATCTCATTACATGAAGATACACCTCAAATGTTTCTTCTGAGAACAATCACCGAGTAAGCCTGAATTAAAATAACTTCCTTTGGTAAATTATATAAACATAGCACTGCAGGACACTGTTCATTTAACTTCTCATATTGCAGTGTAATTTCATTTAACCAGTCACTCTAAACgttatgtatttaatattcttCAAATAAAATCTGAAACGTATGCAACATCCAGGAttttaatggttcactgaaaTATTACATAGGCTATTCTATTGGAGAAAGCACGGTAATGGAATGAATACATTTACCGAAATGTAGCAATGAATATGTAAGTCTGACGTGAGACTGAATATTTGAATGCCTAGCTAAATTGTGTTTGCAgttgaaacaaaaattttaattcatcATTATGACAATATTAATCAAAGTTGTTAATGTACAGTTGAAGCGAAAAGTTGGACTAGTTTTGTAAGCAAGGCCGTAATATAAtcaattcttatattttcaaaAGGACAAAAAAAGTTGTAATTTCTTAAATATTGTGCAAGTATTTTTTGTGTCTAAAAGTTCAGATAGCggaaatgaaaatttgaagagagaGAAGAGGAACAAGTCTCGATGGATTGAGCCAGAAACTTGGACATATCTCAGCAGAATGCAAGAGAGTCGGTACCGTTTTGCAAGTAGAAAAAGAAAGAGGCGTTGAGAGACAGATGATTTGGTTGATGGAAAAGTTCAATCGACTTAATTCATGAAGCGACAAGAACAATAAGAATTTGTCTTCTGAATCCTATCATATAGCTAATTATATTGTTAACATTCTGGAGAGACATTAAGTATAACAAACCTGTGGAACGGCATCAAATTTGGCGATAGCATCAGGATATGACACGAATGCAAGCCCTGTGCCCCCTTGTACAACATCCCTAATGTCTTTTTTTCCTGTTTCGTGCATCAGATTTCCCAGAATTGAGAAGATGGTGCAACCAGCAAGCAAACTAGTGAATGTATCAAGAGTAGTCACAATCATGGCGTCCCTGAAAAACGAAAAAGGTTTCGATATAGATTCTTGATTCAAACTTCCGATGATTCTCTGAATTGTGggttcttttttatataaaacttacCTATACACATTGTGGTTAAAGTCATTGTACGAAGAGTACATAATAAGAGTTCCAAAGCAGATGTTGAGTGAGAAGAACGCTTGTGTCACAGCACTGTACCACACCTGTAAAATAATCATatgtaaagttttatttttaattgtttaattcgagatgttaaatgaaatgctatgaggtattttattttaaaatttaaacatattaatgACTTggtgattttgaaaaaaatgtaagccTATCAATCTATAAAGTTATATGAAAGGCGAAACCTATAAaacgaaaatatttgttttgatcAAATAACATTTTTTCAGGCTaatatagaagaagaagaagaagaagaagaagaagattccgATAGTGATGATTCCGATAATGGTGAGGTGACGATAATCTTATAATAAAATGTATGGTTAATAATATTGTCCTACTGtgcatcataattataatacatattcaaGTTGAGTAAATTGACATAAACATACCGTTGGATTCAGCAGTTGTTCCCACTGCGGTTCAATGAAGAAAAGTAGGCCATCAGCAGCACCAGGAAGAGTAGCACCTCGGATCAAAAGAGTAATCATCACTACGTATGGAAACAGAGCCAGGAAGTAAGCTGCCTTGCCTGAGCTCTTCACACCTCGAACAATGACTAGAAAGACAGTTGTCCATGCAAAGAGTAGGCAAAGAGTCAGACGCCAATCTGGAACTCCTATGCCATCTTCAATGGAGTCTTTCTCGTTCAGTACATATTTactgtaaaaatacaaaataaataaataatttaaaatgtttatttatctatttatgtcggAAATAGCGATTATTAAAGAGAGAATTCATATCTTACCCCTACACCGGGGTTCATGAAAGGGAAAATTTATCTTTCCAGAAAAAAAGATTGATAACCTAAaggacaacttcactttctcgGCACACATTACAATAATTCTTTATGATCTTTCATTTTGGGCTGAAACACTGTAAAAGGACTACATCTAACTACTTATACATTTCCTTTTTAGTTCCATGCACACTGTATGTTCCTCCAGCATTGTTTTGTTTCCCTTGCTATCGCGGAGAGTTTTTATGCCTGTTCCGTATTCTGTCTCCAGCTTAGTAACCCTCCAAATTCTCAAGCACATCTGATTTCTATTGTATTGTTCGAATTGCTTTCTTGAGTTTGGCAGCAGTGACAATATAGTACATAAAGTAAGATAAAATTGAATTCGTAAAGACTGAAAGATATTAAGTAAACAGAGAAAATCACCGGTGTAGTTGAGGCGGTAGCTCCCtttctgctgatccggagctacgtccgggcgtgggttcgaacccCTCTTGTGCCGATTACCTGCTTATTTTCATTGTGagatttttccaactgtaagacgaatttcAAATAATCCCAGGCAGATCCTCAAACTCATATCGCCAAATAACTTTTCGCTATCACAATatcatcgacattaaataacttagtatttgatacagcgtccttaaataaccgactaaaaagaaTAAACagagaaatttcaaattttcatgcATGCAAATATCGGCTATTGTTTATCTTTCTGAACTACCAGTAACAATAATTGTTATGGTTCTTCATTTAAGTTGAAAATAAATCGTTAGGCGTGATTTATGAACAATAACTACCATTCGATTAGAAATAAAAGAAGTTAGTAGGAATGTACAATGAACCTACAAACCGAATAATTggcataggcctactactaataaTCGGGAATTCACATTTAAGTGTTTTATTTTgctattaatgtaattttattattagctgTTTAAACATATTTTGATGGTACCTAACCTCAACCAACattgaatttggaaaaaaagaaaaaataaaaacggaGCCGACACATAGCGCGGACACGTTGGATGTCTTTAGGTGTATGGCATGGTGCAAAACCAgacattttctcatttattttttgtattcggaGAATTTGAATTTTTCTTGTAGGCTAAATAGACTATGCTTTgacaaaatgaaatatgttaaatattatcAGTTTATATACTCTGTtcgtatttcaattttaaataaatttttttcacttTGAAAATTCCTAAATGTAATTTGCTTTCGTATTATTACACAATACTTACTAAAAGTAAAGCTCAGACGAGCTTTTGTAGCCTTCCATATTTTCGTTGGTAGTATTGTTACTGTCCATTTTCTTAGAATCGAGGCATTTATCCCACTCCTCTCTGCACACTCCCCATGGAAGTTCTGAAGCGAAGgactgaatgaaataaaatatcgtGAGGGCCATTAAAGAGCAGTAGTACGTAAGTACCAAGATCGTGGCAAAAATTTGACCATAGCCAAGACCTGAAAAGAAGAGAAACAAATTGATAAATATTGccataatattcctttcttataATGTTATGTAGGCCCAGTAGGCTAATACAGTATGTTATAAATAATGCCGTGTCCTACCCCTGAGTGCCGGTGAGAGAGTCCACACTTTGACAGGTCCGCCGGATACAAACTGACCCATCGCCATCTCCATGTAGTACAGAGGCTTGCCGATGACGAGCAGGACGATAATGTAAGGTATAAGAAACGCTCCACCTCCGTTATTGAAAGCCGTATATGGGAACCTCCAGATGTTGCCGAGTCCCACAGACATCGCAATGCAC contains these protein-coding regions:
- the LOC138700281 gene encoding sodium-dependent nutrient amino acid transporter 1-like, whose translation is MKNTFGVGELELGNVNPAYENDFDQAEMQQKYPPTNGTTAIATISKGAEVAPTDGTEAEEGPKRQQWSNGIEFLMSCIAMSVGLGNIWRFPYTAFNNGGGAFLIPYIIVLLVIGKPLYYMEMAMGQFVSGGPVKVWTLSPALRGLGYGQIFATILVLTYYCSLMALTIFYFIQSFASELPWGVCREEWDKCLDSKKMDSNNTTNENMEGYKSSSELYFYKYVLNEKDSIEDGIGVPDWRLTLCLLFAWTTVFLVIVRGVKSSGKAAYFLALFPYVVMITLLIRGATLPGAADGLLFFIEPQWEQLLNPTVWYSAVTQAFFSLNICFGTLIMYSSYNDFNHNVYRDAMIVTTLDTFTSLLAGCTIFSILGNLMHETGKKDIRDVVQGGTGLAFVSYPDAIAKFDAVPQFFSVVFFLMLYTLGIGSAVALAGAVITMICDRFSHLKYWVVALATCIGGFLVGLIYVTPGGQYILTLVDFYGANFTVFILGTIEMIGIAWIYGMDNFCNDVEFMVGRKVGPYWRICWGIVTPVLMIVILIYAMVIMEPEKYHGSLFPTSAYAAGWVLFGFGVIQFPIWALFTMLKKREGSLWETIKSSLQPSDMWRPQNPEQYKAWKEFREMKMKEVESADESLLEKVVRVFTGYTPARRKLVESNSVPDIY